The following nucleotide sequence is from Deinococcus proteolyticus MRP.
TCCTGGGCTTCTTGCTGCTGCTGGGGATTCTGACGGCGTTCGTTACTCTGACCGGCGGCGCCCGCGCCTTCGGTGAGTGGGCGCTGCGCCGCGTCCGCTCACGCCGGGCAGCCGGCGCGCTGGCCGCCGTACTGGGCGTCGCCATCTTTATCGACGACTATTTCAACGCCCTGGTGGTAGGTCAGGTGGCCCGGCCTGTGACCGACCGCCACCAGATTTCGCGCGCCAAGCTGGCCTACCTGATTGACTCCACCGCCGCGCCGGTGTGCGTGGTCTCACCCATCTCCAGCTGGGGCGCGTACATCATCGCGCTGATCGGCGGCGTGCTGACTGCAGAAGGCTTGGCCGGCAGTGGTCAGGGAGCACTGGGCACCTTCCTGCAGACCATTCCGCAGAACTTTTACGTCTGGGCAGCGCTGGGCCTGGTCGCTGTCACGGTCTGGACCGGGCGTGACTTCGGCGCGATGCAGCGCTACGAGGCCGAAGCACGCGGCGAGCTGCCAGCCGGCAGTGTGACAAGCGGCGCGGCCCCGGGCGAACTTTCGGCGGCGCTGCCGGTATCCGGCTCGGGCCGCACCGGCGACCTGCTGTGGCCTATCGGGGTACTGACGTTGGCCACGGTAGGCGCCATGTTCTGGAGCGGCGCGGCCGCCTACCGCGCAGAGACCGGCCAGGCAGCCACACTGCTGCAAATGCTGGAATACACCGACGTGGCCGGTTCGCTGCTGTGGGGCGGCGTGCTGGGCGTGCTGACCGCCCTGCTGCGCTGGCTGGGCCACTGGCGGCGCGGCGCTCTGGCGGCCGGCAGCCTGGCCCAGGGCATGCTGGAAGGCCTGCGGGCCATGTTCCCGGCCGTCGTGGTGCTGGTCCTGGCCTGGATGACCACCGACCTGATTGGTCAGCTGGGTACCGGCGACTATCTGGCGGGGCTGGTGCAGGCGTCGTTGCCAGCGGCCATCCTGCCGGCGCTGCTGTTCAGCCTGGCAGCGGCCATGGCCTTCGCCACTGGCACCTCGTGGGGCACCTTTGGGCTGCTGCTGCCGATTACTGGCGGCCTGCTGGGCACCGCCGCCCCGGAACTGCTGATTACCGGCCTGGCCGCCGTGCTGGCCGGCTCCGTGATGGGAGACCACTGCTCGCCCATTTCCGACACCACCATCCTATCGTCGGCCGGGGCCGGCTGCCATCATAGCGACCACGTGGTCAGCCAGCTGCCCTACGCCCTGGTGGGCGGGGCCATCACGCTGCTGGCTTACCTCGTCGCCGGTCTGAGTGGACAGTTCTGGCTGGGTCTGCTGACCGTTGTCCTGGGACTGGCCGCCTACTCCTGGTGGGTTGGCCGGGCCGGACAGCCACTGAGAGGCTAGGATTGACTGAGACTCCAGAGCCATGCCAACTCCAGAACCCCGCCGAAATGCAGGCGAAACGGTCTGTGGCGGCAGACTGCTGACCCCCTCCCCGTGTCCTGCGGCCCTGTTTGCCAGCTGGAGGGAGTTGTTCCTGCATAGTGCTGAAAAGTACAGTGCCGAAAAGTGGAAGCAGAAAATGACCACTGCAGACCTGCCAGATGTCGGGGCTTCCTTGCTCCCGCTGTGAGAGACCTGTTCAAGAACGCAAACGACACGCGGTGCTGTTGATGACTCGGCAATGATTGACATGGGCGTGCTCTCGCCCAGGCACAGCTGGACAGCCTCCGTAAGTCACCGCCCTGCTTCACTTGCCTCTCACCGAAATCTCTGAGCCTCCGCTGAACTTTGCTCTCAGAGGCGGTGGCTCCCAGGCTTTTTCTATCAATCAACACCCGAAAGTCCTCCGAAGGCTCAGCTTGAAAAGCCCACCCGGACAGGAGAATTCATTTGATAAGGCCACCTTTGCAGGATGAGTCACTTTTAGCGTTTTTATTAAAGCTTAGGGTGTGGGCCGAAACGGACAGTTCAACCTGTGGTCACGGGGACCGCAACAGATTTGGGAAGGTCTGTGTTCTCTGCTGCCGTTTCTGAAAGAGGTAAGAATATGAAAAAGACGACTTTTGTCGCCCTTGGTCTGGGCCTGCTGCTGGCCTCCTGCGGTAACGCCCCCAGTGCTCCCAGCACCCCCGCAGCGCCCGCTCCCGAAGCCGGTCAGGGCCTGACCCAGGTGCCCAACCCCGAGCGTGCCCGCAGCGCCGGCGAACTGGCTCCCCTGATTGAAGTGGACCAGAAGAACGTGATTGACGGCCAGTACATCGTGGTGCTGAGCGAGGGTGCCCTGGGCAGTGACCTGAGCGCCCAGAGCGAGAGCAGCCTGATTCAGGCCTTCGGCCTGCAGCCCCAGGGCGTCACCATGCAGTACATCTACGGCCAGGCGCTCGAAGGCTTCGCCGCCCAGCTCAGCGCTGAAAACCTGCAGATTCTGCGCGCCGATCCCCGCGTGAAGTACATCGAACAGGACCAGGTCATGCGTGCCAACGCCACCCAGAGCGGCGCCACCTGGGGCCTGGACCGTGTGGACCAGCGCACCCTGCCCCTCAACGGCACCTACGTCTACAACACCAACGCCAGCAACGTGACCTCCTACATCATCGACACCGGCATCCTGACCACCCACAACGACTTCGGTGGACGGGCCGTCTGGGGCACCAACCAGACCGGCGACGGCCGCAACACCGACTGTAACGGTCACGGCACCCACGTGGCCGGCACCGTGGGCGGCAGCACTTACGGCGTCGCCAAGGCCACCCGCCTGGTCGCTGTAAAGGTGCTGGGCTGTGACGGCTCGGGCAGCAACTCCGGCGTCATTGCCGGAATCAACTGGGCCGCCAGCAACCGCTCCGGCCCGGCCGTGGCGAACATGAGCCTGGGCGGCGGCGCCAGCCAGGCCACCGACGACGCCGTGAGCGGCGCCGTGAACCGCGGCCTGACCATGGTTGTGGCGGCCGGCAACGAAAACCAGAACGCCTGCAACGTGAGCCCCGCCCGCGCTCCGCTGGCGATCACCGTGGGCGCCACCACCCGCAGCGACGCCCGTAGCTCGTTCTCGAACTACGGCTCCTGCGTGGACATCAACGCTCCGGGCAGCGACATCACCAGCGCCTGGTACACCGGCAACTCCGCCACCAACACCATCAGCGGAACCTCGATGGCTTCTCCGCACGTGGCCGGCGGCGCTGCCCTGGTACTGTCCACCAACCCCAGCTACACCCCTGCCCAGGTGGCCAGCACCCTGAACGCCAACGCCACCACCGGGCAGCTGACCGGCCTCAACGGCAGCCCCAACCGCCTCCTCTACACCTTGGCAGGCACCGGCACCACCCCCACGCCCACTCCTACGCCTACGCCGGCCCCCGGTGAGCGTACCTTCACCGGCACCGTCAGCCAGGGCAACTCGCTGTATGCTCCCAGCGCCAGCGGTGAAGCCCGCAGCGGCACCATCACCCTGCAGCTGACCGGTCCCAGCGGCACCGACTTTGACCTGTTCCTGCAGCGTTGGAACGGCAGCAGCTGGGTGGATGTGGCAAGCAGCGAAAGCACCGGCTCCAGCGAGCGCATCAGCACCAGCGTGACCAGCGGCACCTACCGCTACGAAGTCTACGCTTACTCCGGTAGCGGTTCCTTTACCCTGACCGTGCAGTAACCTCTGAGCGCTGCAGCAAGAAGAAGCGGCTTCCCTTAGGAGGAGCCGCCTCTTCTTGCTTTCTCCTATTCAGGAGGGCACTGAATTAAGCTAGCCTGCCCCACGGAGGTGGCAGGAGCAAATAGACAGGGGTTGGAAGGCAGTATCCTTCGCCCTCCACCCCCTATGTCATGGCCTCCGCCAGGCAGACCTGGCCTGGATTTAGCTGGCCTGAGCGGCGCCGTGGATTTCTTTGACAGCACTCATAGCCGAGAGCAGGGCCCCTTCCTGCCAACCGTTCCAGTAGCTGATGTGCTCGCCGGCCAGCATCAGCGGACCGTGGCGGCGGCTGAGAACCTCGTAGGCTCCTTTGCGCTGCTCATCGCTGTAGGGAGCGTAGCAGCCCAGCGACCAGGGCACACGGTGCCAGCCCACGCTCACGCCGCTGATAAAGTCCTTTTCAATCTGCGGGTGAATCTGGGCATACTGAGAACGCACTTCCTTGAGGCGCTGGTCTGGGGTCATGCCGCTGTACTTCAGGGCGTTGGGACCGAACTGGTAGGCGGCCAGCAATACGCCGGTTTCGGCCAGGTTCTGCCCGGTCGAAGGGTAGCTGGTCACGGCAATGGGCAGGTCGGTGTAGGTCACGCCGCCGTAGATGTGCTCCTCGGTTTCCCAGAAGCGGCGGGACTCCAGCCCGGCCTTGAAGCTGGCCGCGTAGGCGATTTCCTTGGTGGCTTTGACCAGTTCCGGGTCGGCCTGCAGGTTGATCTGCGACAGCACGGACAGCGGAATGGTGCAGATGCAGTAGTCGGCCTGTACCTGCTGCTCGGCACCGCCGGCATCCTGATAGGTCGCCGTCACGCCACTGTCGGTCACGGTCAGGCCGGTCACGCGGGCCTGGTAGGTGATCATGTCGCGGGTGCGTTCCTCGAAGGCGCGCGCCATCTGGTCCATGCCGCCGACCGGCTGGAAAATGGCCTGCTGGTGCTCGTACACCAGCCCGTCGATGATGTTCTGCCAGTAGCCGTCTTTCAGCAGCTCCTCGCGGGGAATCAGGTCGGAAGGCTGGCCGGGACCGGGGTCGGTGCGGTCGCCGGGATCCACAGCGTAACCACGGTGGTAGCTGGAGACCATGCCCTTCACGTAGCGGGCACTGTCGTCCAGGGCACCCCACTGGCTGAGCGCCTCGATCATGGCGTCCTGATCGTCGCCGGTCAGGTCTTCTTTCAGGGCACCGGCATTGACGGCCTTGCTGAGCAGCTCGGCCACGTTGCCGTAAAAATCGGAGCGCACTTCGCGGATGCGGTACTTCTTGCCGGGGCCGGAGCGGTGAATGTAGGCGTTCTCGTTCACCTGAATAAAGGGCTCCAGCTTGACGCCGAACTGCCGGGCGTAGTGCATGTAGGTGTGGTGGTGATAGGGAATGCGCCAGGGGCCGGGGTTGAAGTAGTTGCCTTCCTGGAACTTCACCTGCTGGGTTTCGCCGCCCAGTTCAGTAAAGGTGTCGCCGCCGCGCAGGGTCCAGCAGCGGCCGCCGGCGCGGTCGTTGAATTCCAGAATCCGCACGTCGTAGCCGATCTTGCTCAGCTCGAATGCCGAGGACATCCCGGCCAGGCCGGCGCCCAGAATCAGCACACTCTTGCCCTGACCGCTGCCCTGCAACTGGGGCACGGCGTTGGTGCTGGCCTGCGCGAAGCCCAGCGAAGTCATGGCGTGGTAAGCGGCGGCGCTGCCCCCGACGGCTCCCATCATCTCGATAAAGCGGCGGCGGCTCAGTCCGCCTTTGATCGTCTTACTCATCCGGCATCATCTCCCAGCTCGGTGGAACGGGCGCCCTTGCGCAGCGGTGCAATCTCGCTGGCAGCGGTATCGCCCTCGAATTTGTTCAGGTCGTGGCGCAGATAATTGATAATCGCGGCCACCTGCTCGTCGGTCAGCTGATCGGCAAAAGAAGGCATCGCGCCGGCGCCGTTCAGGATGAAGGTCGCGGGATAGACGGCCGCTTGCAGGTTCTGGTTGCCGGCCAGCGCAGGGTAGTTCTTGGTGCCTGCGCCGCCGTCGGCCCCGGTGCCGCCGGGCATGTGGCAGCTCTGGCAAGCCGCCGCGTACAGCTCGGCGCCGGTTTCCACGTCAAAAGCGGGGTGGACGGTGGGCGCCGCGTTCTTTTCCTCGTCCGTGACGCTGGTGCCGCCGGCCAGGGCACCGTCTTCGCCCTCGGCCTGTACCTGGCCCTGGCTGGTGGGCGGCTGGGTGGAATCGCCTTCGCCGGCCGCGCCGCTCGCTGCGCCGCCAGACGCCGTTTCACTGCCGGAGCCGGTGCTCTGGGAGCCGGTGCCTTTTGAGCCGGCACTCTGGCCAGCGCCTTCGCCCTTCTGAACTCCAGCCGCCTGGGCTGCACGGGTATTTTCCTGGGCTGGAGTGGTGCGGGCGAAGCCCAGCAGCAGCGCCGTTCCAATCAGAAACAGCGCGGCCAGGGCCGCCACGGCTTTCCAAGCCGCCGATTTTGCTTGATCCATCGGGTTCTCTCCTCGGGGGGGTTAAAGGGAAGGCCGGCGAACTGTAGAAAGCGCATCCAGCCATACTTCGTGACAAATGACCCGCTGGGTCTACCGTCAACTTAGACCTTTTCGAGTGGGCAGAGCAACTGTTACGGGCCGTGGCAGTATCTGCTGGCAGACTCGGCCGTGACCGCCCTCCAGTCGGTCCGACAGGCCGTCTGCTCTTCTGGCGGCCACAACATCAGGCCGCCGCGCTGCCCAGCTTTCAGCCGTAAGGAGAACCCTGCTCCAGCACCACCACTGCCGAAGCGTGCTCGCGGCTGTGGGTCAGGCTGAGATGTGCCCGCCAGCCCCGCTGCGCCATCTCGGCGGCAATGTGCGGGGCGAAGTGCAGCCGGGGAGCGGCCCGCTCGAACGGGCCACCGGGGGTGGGGGCACGCTCCACCCAGACCTCCTGCCAGCCGAACGGACGCGGCCAGACCTTCTGAAAAGCTTCCTTAGCCGCGAACCGGGCCGCCAGCGAGGGAACCGGGTCGCGCTGGGCGTGGGCGTAGTCCAGCTCGGCGGGGGTAAAGAGCCGGCGGTAACGCTGAGGCTCGCGCCGCAGCAGCCCACGGATGCGCTCCAGCTCAATCAGGTCGTGGCCCACGGCGACAATCACGCGGGCCATGATAGCGGGCCAGCGGCCGCGGGCTTCAGGCGAACAGGTCGGACGACAGGTAGCGGTCACCCCGGTCACACACGATGGTCACGATCAGCCCACGCTCACCGGCGGCGGTCAGCTCGCGGGCCAGCTGCGCGGCGGCGTGGGCGGCTCCACCGCTGCTCATGCCGGCAAACACCGCTTCGTCACGGGCCAGGGCGCGGGTCATGGTGCGGGCGTCGGCCTCACTCACGTCGATAACGCGGTCTACACGCTCCGGCTCGTAGTTGGCGGGCAGGTAAGCTTCGGGCCAGCGGCGGATACCGGGAATGCTGGAGCCTTCGGTGGGCTGCACCCCGACAATCTGCACGGCCGCGCTCTGCTCCTTGAGGTAGCGCGACACCCCCATGATGGTGCCGGTGGTGCCCATGCTGGACACGAAATGGGTGACCTGCCCCGCCGTGTCGCGCCAGATTTCGGGGCCGGTGGTTTCGAAGTGGGCGCGGGGGTTGTCGGGGTTGCCGAACTGGTTGAGCATCTGGGCGCGGCCCGCGTCCACCTCGGCACGCATGTGGTCGATGGCGGCTTCCATGCCCCCAGCAGCGGGCGTCAGGGTGACGGTGGCTCCGTAGGCGCGCATGGTCTGCACACGCTCGGCGGTGGAGTTCTCAGGCATGACCAGTTCGATATCCAGGCCGTGCAGCCGCGCCAGCATGGCGAGCGCGATGCCGGTGTTGCCGCTGGTGGCTTCGATCAGGCGGGTGCCAGGGGCCAGCTCGCCGCGCTGCAGCACCCCCTCGATCATGGCGCGGGCCGCGCGGTCCTTGACACTGCCGCCGGGGTTCTGGCCTTCCAGCTTGCCGTAAACGTCCACCAGATCGGTGCTGAGGCTGTGCAGCCGCACCAGCGGCGTGTTGCCGATCAGGTCCAGGGCGGAAGCGTGCAGGGCGGAAGCGGGCGTAGAAGCAGTCATGGGGTGCAGTGTAGAGCGGGGGCAGCCGGGGCAAATGCAAGCTCGGACGTGCTGGCCCCTGGCACCCACCTCAGCCCGTGCGCACGTCCAGCTCGCCCCGGTAGTACACCTTGGCCCCGGCCGGAATGCTGCGGGTAATCCAGACATTGCCGCCGATCACGCTGCCGGCTCCAATCACCGTTTGCCCGCCCAGGATGGTCGCTCCGGCGTAAATCACCACGCCGTCCTCAATGGTAGGGTGACGCTTGGTGCCGGCCAGTTCTTTTTCGACACTCAGCGCCCCCAGGGTCACGCCCTGATACAGCTTGACCCCATTGCCAATGTGGGCGG
It contains:
- a CDS encoding Na+/H+ antiporter NhaC family protein, which translates into the protein MEHTVWSLFPPLLTVALAIVTRRVLLALGAGILSAALLLSGGDVGATLQRVLETFSAVFWTPGEDSAGELNVWSLSVLGFLLLLGILTAFVTLTGGARAFGEWALRRVRSRRAAGALAAVLGVAIFIDDYFNALVVGQVARPVTDRHQISRAKLAYLIDSTAAPVCVVSPISSWGAYIIALIGGVLTAEGLAGSGQGALGTFLQTIPQNFYVWAALGLVAVTVWTGRDFGAMQRYEAEARGELPAGSVTSGAAPGELSAALPVSGSGRTGDLLWPIGVLTLATVGAMFWSGAAAYRAETGQAATLLQMLEYTDVAGSLLWGGVLGVLTALLRWLGHWRRGALAAGSLAQGMLEGLRAMFPAVVVLVLAWMTTDLIGQLGTGDYLAGLVQASLPAAILPALLFSLAAAMAFATGTSWGTFGLLLPITGGLLGTAAPELLITGLAAVLAGSVMGDHCSPISDTTILSSAGAGCHHSDHVVSQLPYALVGGAITLLAYLVAGLSGQFWLGLLTVVLGLAAYSWWVGRAGQPLRG
- a CDS encoding S8 family peptidase — its product is MKKTTFVALGLGLLLASCGNAPSAPSTPAAPAPEAGQGLTQVPNPERARSAGELAPLIEVDQKNVIDGQYIVVLSEGALGSDLSAQSESSLIQAFGLQPQGVTMQYIYGQALEGFAAQLSAENLQILRADPRVKYIEQDQVMRANATQSGATWGLDRVDQRTLPLNGTYVYNTNASNVTSYIIDTGILTTHNDFGGRAVWGTNQTGDGRNTDCNGHGTHVAGTVGGSTYGVAKATRLVAVKVLGCDGSGSNSGVIAGINWAASNRSGPAVANMSLGGGASQATDDAVSGAVNRGLTMVVAAGNENQNACNVSPARAPLAITVGATTRSDARSSFSNYGSCVDINAPGSDITSAWYTGNSATNTISGTSMASPHVAGGAALVLSTNPSYTPAQVASTLNANATTGQLTGLNGSPNRLLYTLAGTGTTPTPTPTPTPAPGERTFTGTVSQGNSLYAPSASGEARSGTITLQLTGPSGTDFDLFLQRWNGSSWVDVASSESTGSSERISTSVTSGTYRYEVYAYSGSGSFTLTVQ
- a CDS encoding flavin monoamine oxidase family protein; translation: MSKTIKGGLSRRRFIEMMGAVGGSAAAYHAMTSLGFAQASTNAVPQLQGSGQGKSVLILGAGLAGMSSAFELSKIGYDVRILEFNDRAGGRCWTLRGGDTFTELGGETQQVKFQEGNYFNPGPWRIPYHHHTYMHYARQFGVKLEPFIQVNENAYIHRSGPGKKYRIREVRSDFYGNVAELLSKAVNAGALKEDLTGDDQDAMIEALSQWGALDDSARYVKGMVSSYHRGYAVDPGDRTDPGPGQPSDLIPREELLKDGYWQNIIDGLVYEHQQAIFQPVGGMDQMARAFEERTRDMITYQARVTGLTVTDSGVTATYQDAGGAEQQVQADYCICTIPLSVLSQINLQADPELVKATKEIAYAASFKAGLESRRFWETEEHIYGGVTYTDLPIAVTSYPSTGQNLAETGVLLAAYQFGPNALKYSGMTPDQRLKEVRSQYAQIHPQIEKDFISGVSVGWHRVPWSLGCYAPYSDEQRKGAYEVLSRRHGPLMLAGEHISYWNGWQEGALLSAMSAVKEIHGAAQAS
- a CDS encoding c-type cytochrome; amino-acid sequence: MDQAKSAAWKAVAALAALFLIGTALLLGFARTTPAQENTRAAQAAGVQKGEGAGQSAGSKGTGSQSTGSGSETASGGAASGAAGEGDSTQPPTSQGQVQAEGEDGALAGGTSVTDEEKNAAPTVHPAFDVETGAELYAAACQSCHMPGGTGADGGAGTKNYPALAGNQNLQAAVYPATFILNGAGAMPSFADQLTDEQVAAIINYLRHDLNKFEGDTAASEIAPLRKGARSTELGDDAG
- a CDS encoding 4'-phosphopantetheinyl transferase superfamily protein, giving the protein MIVAVGHDLIELERIRGLLRREPQRYRRLFTPAELDYAHAQRDPVPSLAARFAAKEAFQKVWPRPFGWQEVWVERAPTPGGPFERAAPRLHFAPHIAAEMAQRGWRAHLSLTHSREHASAVVVLEQGSPYG
- the cysM gene encoding cysteine synthase CysM; this translates as MTASTPASALHASALDLIGNTPLVRLHSLSTDLVDVYGKLEGQNPGGSVKDRAARAMIEGVLQRGELAPGTRLIEATSGNTGIALAMLARLHGLDIELVMPENSTAERVQTMRAYGATVTLTPAAGGMEAAIDHMRAEVDAGRAQMLNQFGNPDNPRAHFETTGPEIWRDTAGQVTHFVSSMGTTGTIMGVSRYLKEQSAAVQIVGVQPTEGSSIPGIRRWPEAYLPANYEPERVDRVIDVSEADARTMTRALARDEAVFAGMSSGGAAHAAAQLARELTAAGERGLIVTIVCDRGDRYLSSDLFA